From Juglans regia cultivar Chandler chromosome 8, Walnut 2.0, whole genome shotgun sequence, the proteins below share one genomic window:
- the LOC118349198 gene encoding uncharacterized protein LOC118349198 — EEKKVKLAVIEFTDYAIIWWDQLVTNRRRNYERPIETWGELKALMRRRFVPSHYYRDLFQKLQNLTQGSRSVEDYHKEMEVAMIRANVEEDREATMARFLSGLNRDIANVIELQHYVEIEDMVHMAMKVERQLKRKGTARYTTVSSTTWKSKWDRNDPAEAKRKTEPPKGKDEGTSNKPKVESQPSRNRDIKCFKCLGSGHIASQCPNRRVMIMRDNGEVMTESEDDSDEVPELDDASDDDGVVYPVTGESLVARRALNAHIKVDDAEQQRENIFHTRCHVNNKVCSMIIDGGSCTNVASTTLVEKLNLPTLKHSRPYKLQWLNDCGEVRVDKQVLVTFSIGKYQDEVLCDVVPMHAGHILLGRPWQYDRREFEDVFPEEMPNELPPIRGIEHQIDFVPGAAIPNRPAYRSNPEETKELQRQVEDLMSKGYVRESMSPCAVPVLLVPKKDGTWRYVVSTKGIEVDEEKVKAIKEWPTPKSITEVRSFHGLASFYRRFVKDFSTIAAPLTEVIKKNVGFHWGANQENAFATIKERLCSAPVLALPDFNKAFEIECDASGIGIGAVLMQDRRPIAFFSEKLSGASLKYPTYDKELYALVRALETWQHYLWPREFVIHTDHESLKHLKGQGKLNKRHARWMEYIETFPYVIRYKQGKENIVADALSRRYHDGYLFKESKLCLPNCSMRELLVREAHGGGLMGHFGVKKTLDILHEHFFWPKMKRDVNRICGRCITCRKAKSKVLPHGLYTPLPVPSEPWVDISMNFVLGLPRTKRGRDSIFVVVDRFSKMAHFIPCHKTDDATNIADLFFREIVRLHGVPRSIVSDRDVKFLSYFWKVLWGKLGTKLLFSTTCHPQTDGQTEVVNRTLTQLLRTVVHKNLKTWEDCLPFIEFAYNRTMHTTTSYSPFEIVYGFNPLTPLDLMPLPVDDRNWVWVHMRKERFPAHRRTKLHPRGDGPFQILEKINDNAYKVDLPGEYKVSATFNVSDLSPFDVGEDSRSNPFEERGNDRNQGGPTLKDPLQVPDGPITRSRAKKIKEAMQGLGLNEQYASGRTRPKEKSTEVLA, encoded by the exons gaggagaagaaagtgaagttggcggtaattgagttcactgattatgctattatttggtgggatcaattagtgaccaataggagaaggaattatgagaggcctatagagacatggggagagttgaaagctctcatgaggcggagatttgttcctagccattactatagagacctttttcagaaattacaaaatcttacacaggggtctaggagtgtggaggattaccataaggagatggaggtggcgatgattcgggctaatgtagaggaggaccgagaggccaccatggctagatttttgagtgggttgaatagggacatagccaatgtaattgaattgcagcattatgtggagatagaggacatggtgcacatggctatgaaggtggagaggcaattaaagagaaaagggacagcaaggtacactacggtttctagcactacttggaaatcaaaatgggataggaatgatccagctgaagcaaagagaaagaccgaaccacctaagggaaaagatgagggaactagcaacaaacccaaggtagaatcccaaccttcacggaatagagatatcaaatgttttaagtgtttgggttcagggcacattgcttctcaatgtccaaataggagggtgatgattatgcgtgacaatggggaggtgatgactgagagtgaagatgatagtgatgaggtgcccgagttggatgatgctagtgatgatgatggagtggtataccctgtgacaggtgagtctcttgttgccaggcgtgctcttaatgcacacattaaggtggatgatgcagagcaacagagagagaacattttccatactagatgccatgtcaacaataaggtatgtagtatgatcattgatggagggagttgtactaatgtggctagcactactttggttgagaaattgaatttaccaaccttaaaacactctagaccatacaaattgcagtggttgaatgattgtggagaggttagggtggataaacaagtgttagttactttttctattgggaagtatcaagatgaggtgctttgtgatgttgtgcctatgcatgcgggccatattttgttggggaggccgtggcagtatgataggaga gagtttgaggatgtattcccggaggagatgccgaatgagttgccacccattagaggcattgagcaccagattgattttgtgcccggggctgctattccaaaccgaccagcctataggagtaatccagaggagacaaaggagcttcagaggcaagttgaggatttgatgagcaaggggtacgtgagggagagcatgagcccttgtgcagtaccagtgctactagtgccaaagaaggatgggacgtggagg tacgttgttagtacaaagggtattgaggtggatgaagagaaagtcaaggccatcaaggagtggccaacgccaaaaagcatcactgaggtaagaagctttcatgggctagctagcttttatcggcgttttgttaaagacttcagcaccattgctgcaccactcactgaggtaattaaaaagaatgttgggtttcattggggggctaatcaagagaatgcttttgccactattaaagaaaggttgtgctctgcacctgtgttagcattacctgattttaacaaagcttttgagattgaatgtgatgcctcaggaatagggattggagccgttttgatgcaggataggcggcccatagccttcttcagtgaaaagttaagtggggcatccctgaagtaccctacttatgacaaagagctttatgctcttgttcgtgcattagagacttggcagcactacctatggccaagggaatttgtgatccacaccgatcatgaatcattgaagcatctcaagggtcaaggtaagttgaataaaaggcatgctagatggatggaatacattgagacctttccctatgtcatccgttacaagcaaggtaaggagaacattgttgctgatgctctatcccggaggtat catgatggttatttgtttaaagaaagcaaactttgtctgccaaattgttctatgcgtgagttattggtgcgtgaggcacatggtggggggttaatgggacactttggtgtcaagaaaactttagacattttgcatgaacatttcttttggcctaagatgaagagagatgttaaccgtatttgtggaagatgcattacatgtagaaaggccaaatctaaggttttgccacatgggttgtatacacccttacccgttcctagtgagccatgggtcgACATATCTATgaactttgttttggggctgcctaggaccaaaaggggtagagattctatttttgttgttgttgatagattcagtaagatggcacatttcattccatgccataaaacagatgatgcaacaaatatagctgacttgtttttcagggagatagtgcgactccatggtgtacctaggagtattgtttctgatagggatgttaaattccttagctacttttggaaggtgttgtgggggaaattgggtactaagctcttattttccactacttgtcatccacagactgatggtcagactgaagtagttaataggactttaactcagcttttacgcactgttgttcataagaatttaaaaacttgggaggattgtttgccatttatagagtttgcatataataggacgatgcatactactacttcatactctccttttgaaattgtttatggatttaatccacttactcctttggatttgatgcctttacctgttgatgacagga attgggtttgggttcacatgcgcaaagaaagattcccagcccatagaaggactaagttgcatcctcgaggagatggacctttccaaattcttgagaaaattaatgacaatgcatataaagtcgatcttccaggtgagtataaagtttctgcaactttcaatgtttctgatctttctccttttgatgtaggtgaagattcgaggtcgaatccttttgaggagagggggaatgataggaaccaaggtgggcctactcttaaagatcctttgcaagttccagatgggccaattacaagatcaagggccaagaagatcaaggaagcaatgcaaggattg